In a genomic window of Sulfurisphaera tokodaii str. 7:
- a CDS encoding phosphoglycolate phosphatase, whose protein sequence is MIRLVLVDVDGTLTVDRNSYEIELSAIESLRRLEKNGIKVGLVSGNSYPVLRGLYTYFYFHGGLVAENGCIVYYNELVRVCEPIDKSLAEKFSKIFNVISSWQNEFKCCDLSFTPPTLSDKMIEWAKNMGLYIKSSGYAIHISKSQTGKGIGVRKLIELHNINKSEVLGIGDSSTDIEFFEEVGIKVAVGNSDEEVKKVANYVTLNNSGKGVVEIVDKILKGELDGRN, encoded by the coding sequence TTGATAAGGTTAGTTTTAGTAGACGTAGATGGTACGTTAACAGTTGATAGAAATTCATATGAGATAGAACTCTCTGCAATAGAATCATTAAGAAGATTAGAGAAAAATGGTATAAAGGTAGGTTTGGTAAGCGGTAATTCTTATCCAGTACTAAGAGGTCTCTACACATATTTTTATTTTCATGGGGGTTTGGTCGCTGAAAATGGTTGTATAGTATACTATAACGAGCTTGTAAGAGTATGCGAACCTATTGATAAATCATTAGCAGAAAAATTTAGTAAAATATTTAATGTTATTTCGAGTTGGCAAAATGAGTTTAAGTGCTGTGATTTATCTTTTACACCTCCAACTCTTTCCGATAAAATGATAGAATGGGCTAAAAATATGGGTCTTTATATTAAGAGTAGTGGATATGCTATTCATATTTCGAAATCTCAAACTGGTAAAGGAATAGGCGTAAGAAAACTAATAGAACTCCATAATATCAATAAATCAGAAGTTTTAGGAATTGGAGACTCAAGTACTGATATAGAGTTTTTTGAAGAAGTTGGCATAAAAGTTGCTGTAGGTAATAGTGATGAAGAAGTTAAAAAGGTAGCTAACTATGTTACTTTAAATAATAGTGGAAAAGGAGTAGTTGAAATCGTAGATAAGATATTAAAAGGTGAGTTAGATGGAAGAAATTGA
- the pgsA gene encoding archaetidylinositol phosphate synthase — MMVLITKIRKQSKKILQPIALALIKINVSANTITFVGLILSFLYLAIMYFLKDIIIGLILLALSAFMDAIDGEVARLSNKAGSKGSFLDSSLDRIEDINYISGLFSLGFTPLLIGLLIGVSVTISYLRAKAESLGIKMEGRGIIERGERIMFLVILLLLYLLSFTISYYFFLIFLILSIITVIQRFIAVYSSLP, encoded by the coding sequence GTGATGGTTTTGATTACTAAGATAAGAAAGCAGTCTAAAAAGATATTGCAGCCTATAGCATTGGCTTTAATAAAGATTAATGTGTCTGCAAATACTATAACTTTTGTAGGCTTAATTCTATCTTTCTTATATTTAGCGATTATGTATTTCTTAAAAGATATAATAATTGGCTTGATTCTTCTTGCATTATCCGCATTTATGGATGCTATAGATGGGGAAGTTGCCAGATTAAGTAATAAAGCAGGAAGTAAGGGAAGTTTCCTTGATAGTAGTTTAGATAGAATAGAAGATATTAATTATATATCTGGGTTATTTAGTCTAGGTTTCACGCCCCTCTTAATAGGACTATTAATTGGTGTATCTGTAACAATTTCTTATTTAAGAGCTAAAGCTGAATCCTTAGGAATAAAAATGGAAGGTAGAGGAATCATAGAAAGAGGAGAAAGAATAATGTTTTTGGTTATACTTTTATTGTTGTATCTATTATCTTTTACTATTTCATATTATTTCTTTCTCATATTCTTAATACTTTCTATAATAACTGTTATCCAAAGATTTATTGCAGTTTATTCCAGTTTACCATAA
- a CDS encoding HD domain-containing protein, with translation MKKIFDEIHGYITLNDIETKLVDTPIFQRLRRVKQTSLAYIVYPGAMHTRFSHSIGALHLANRLGLRLYNEGIINQEEIQYLRLAALLNDLGQFPFSHSIEPLFLSKNISNKYLRDLIITKSQEINEIFEEYSISSKKILDIYHGQSFLSAIIDSDVDVDRMDYLIRDSKHTGVQLGNLDLDRLIDTINYGENKTIIILDKGLTSLENFYISRLHMYQSVYYHKTILGYEIQLRNIFSQLSEFCCPGIFDESFLKDSVTTNYFAYWDDEWLFSKLYESLFDPSVPDSIKVKIKNFLDRNGPKVVYEEISFQNIESRIEENVLKLTRYGIPETAIYPFEEAIKIIDKSKIKIKTKNKEKDLKEYSSTLLNVIPSVIYIRRIYVEGMYSKKARDLLS, from the coding sequence ATGAAAAAAATATTCGATGAGATTCATGGTTATATAACACTTAATGATATAGAGACAAAATTAGTTGATACACCTATTTTCCAAAGATTAAGACGAGTTAAACAAACTAGTTTAGCTTATATTGTGTACCCAGGCGCTATGCATACTCGGTTTAGCCATTCTATTGGAGCACTACATTTAGCAAATAGACTAGGCTTGAGACTTTATAATGAAGGAATAATAAACCAAGAAGAGATCCAGTATCTTAGGCTTGCAGCTTTATTAAATGATTTGGGTCAATTTCCCTTTAGTCATTCTATTGAGCCTTTATTTCTTAGCAAGAATATTAGTAATAAATATTTAAGAGATTTAATAATTACAAAAAGTCAAGAAATAAATGAGATATTTGAAGAATATTCTATTTCTTCGAAGAAAATACTAGATATATATCATGGTCAATCTTTTCTTTCAGCTATAATAGATAGTGATGTAGATGTAGATAGGATGGATTATCTGATAAGAGATTCAAAACATACTGGTGTGCAATTAGGTAACTTAGATTTAGATAGACTTATTGATACTATTAATTACGGAGAGAATAAAACAATAATAATTCTTGATAAGGGATTAACTTCCTTAGAAAATTTTTATATATCCAGATTGCATATGTACCAGTCAGTTTATTATCATAAAACTATTTTAGGGTACGAAATTCAATTAAGAAATATTTTCTCTCAATTATCAGAATTCTGCTGTCCCGGGATTTTCGATGAATCTTTTCTTAAAGATAGCGTGACTACAAATTACTTTGCATATTGGGACGATGAATGGTTATTTTCAAAATTATATGAAAGCCTATTTGACCCATCTGTACCAGACAGCATAAAAGTTAAGATAAAAAATTTCTTAGATAGGAATGGTCCTAAAGTAGTTTATGAAGAAATTTCTTTTCAAAATATTGAATCTAGAATAGAGGAAAATGTGCTAAAACTTACTAGGTACGGAATTCCAGAAACAGCTATATATCCGTTTGAGGAAGCAATTAAAATCATAGATAAATCTAAAATAAAAATAAAGACTAAGAACAAAGAAAAGGACCTAAAGGAGTATTCAAGTACTCTACTTAACGTAATTCCTTCAGTTATTTATATCAGAAGAATTTATGTTGAAGGCATGTATTCAAAAAAAGCGAGGGACTTACTTAGTTGA
- the priL gene encoding DNA primase regulatory subunit PriL, which translates to MLILDFRKYPFLKPLEDELKKYAGGISLNDLLVSGSYYLDQAKERIDKILKDKELESYDKIKDSVLVFYTTLYLVAALDNDMLKKKFLDKESQIIEKNLLNESEETLVEIANYLGLNINYNNIEIKYKKNKKTLSLSLKYSLNFIDFLKYTRELRKIDNKFSLASHILKDGKVYLTKEEIVRILVFQIRDKLMKMVNVSDVVIPEQIRKLADELKGRKTPPCILELKRKKELNNTELGVLIAYYIDIGDEKSVIDLTKDENIVKKFKGDKKTKYILYSCKKMKELGLCVASCNTLNPLQFYYGKLE; encoded by the coding sequence GTGCTAATACTAGACTTTAGAAAATATCCGTTTTTAAAACCATTAGAAGATGAACTAAAAAAATACGCCGGAGGAATAAGTCTAAATGATTTATTAGTTAGTGGGAGTTATTATCTTGATCAAGCTAAAGAAAGAATAGATAAAATTTTAAAAGATAAAGAATTAGAATCTTATGATAAGATAAAGGATTCTGTTCTAGTATTTTATACAACTTTATACCTTGTAGCTGCATTGGATAATGATATGCTGAAGAAAAAGTTCCTAGATAAAGAGTCACAAATAATTGAGAAAAATTTGCTTAATGAAAGTGAAGAAACACTAGTTGAAATAGCAAATTATTTAGGATTAAATATTAATTATAATAATATAGAAATAAAATATAAGAAAAATAAAAAGACTCTTTCTTTATCGCTTAAATATTCTTTGAATTTTATTGATTTTTTAAAATACACAAGAGAACTTAGAAAAATAGATAACAAATTTAGTTTAGCATCACATATACTTAAAGATGGTAAAGTATATTTAACAAAAGAAGAAATTGTAAGGATCCTAGTATTTCAAATAAGAGATAAACTAATGAAGATGGTAAATGTTAGTGACGTTGTAATCCCAGAACAAATTAGAAAGCTTGCAGATGAATTAAAGGGAAGAAAAACGCCGCCTTGTATTTTAGAATTAAAGAGAAAAAAGGAGCTAAATAATACAGAACTCGGAGTTTTAATAGCATATTATATCGATATAGGTGATGAAAAAAGTGTTATAGATCTTACAAAAGATGAGAATATTGTTAAAAAATTTAAAGGAGATAAAAAAACTAAGTATATATTATATTCTTGTAAAAAGATGAAAGAACTTGGTCTTTGTGTAGCCTCTTGTAATACTTTAAATCCTCTTCAATTTTATTATGGTAAACTGGAATAA
- a CDS encoding DNA-directed DNA polymerase I, whose amino-acid sequence MARQITLFDFTLKKEQNKDESRKEEIPHANINEERRKPKEWIKEAEEGKSYFLLQVDYDGKKSKAVCKLYDKETKKIYILYDNTGHKPYFLTDIDPEKVNKIPKVVRDPSFDHLETVIKIDPYSGNKIKLTKIVVKDPLAVRRMRNSVPKAYEAHIKYFNNYIYDLGLIPGLPYVVKKGKLEQVRPELKGEEVDEIRKAFADSDEMTKEAVNDWIPIFESEVPDVKRVAIDIEVYTPIKGRIPDPEKAEFPIISISLAGNDGTKRVLVLLREDVNSQITKHDVIVETFKSERELIRRFFDIILDYPIILTFNGDDFDIPYIYYRALKLNFTPEEIPFDIINDEGKYLAGIHIDLYKFFFNRAIRNYAFEGKYNEYNLDAVATALLGMSKVKLDTLISFLDLDKLIEYNSRDAEITLKLTTFNNNLVWKLIILLARISKMGLEELTRTEVSTWIKNLYYWEHRRRNWLIPLKEEILTRSSQIKTAAIIKGKRYKGAVVIDPPAGVFFNVVVLDFASLYPSIIRNWNISYETVDVENCKNKEYVRDETGEVLHYICKDKPGITAVITGLLRDFRVKVYKKKAKSQNISEEQRSVYDVVQRAMKVFINATYGVFGAENFPLYAPAVAESVTAIGRYVITTTVNYCRSIGLQVLYGDTDSMFLWNPSKEKLEEIIKFVKGKFGLDLEVDKIYKFVAFSGLKKNYLGVYPDGKTDIKGMLAKKRNTPEFIKKEFNEVKQLVTTINSPDDIPKIRDQLEYKIKEIYEKLRHKGYNLDELAFRVMLSKPLESYTKNTPQHVKAALQLRSYGVMVLPRDIIMFVKVKSKDGVKPVQLAKLSEIDVDKYIDAVRSTFEQILKAFGINWGQFTTTSIDTFFNISKK is encoded by the coding sequence ATGGCAAGACAAATTACACTTTTTGATTTTACATTGAAGAAAGAACAAAATAAGGATGAAAGTAGAAAAGAAGAGATCCCGCACGCTAATATCAACGAAGAGAGGAGAAAACCTAAGGAGTGGATAAAGGAGGCTGAAGAAGGGAAGAGTTATTTCTTACTTCAAGTTGATTATGATGGCAAAAAATCAAAAGCTGTTTGCAAACTCTATGACAAGGAGACGAAAAAAATATACATATTATATGATAATACAGGCCATAAACCTTATTTTCTTACTGATATAGACCCAGAAAAAGTTAATAAAATTCCTAAAGTTGTAAGAGATCCTTCTTTTGATCATTTGGAAACAGTAATTAAGATAGACCCTTATTCTGGTAATAAGATAAAACTTACAAAAATAGTTGTAAAAGACCCATTAGCTGTAAGAAGGATGAGAAACTCTGTTCCAAAAGCTTACGAAGCTCATATCAAATATTTTAACAATTATATCTATGATTTAGGCCTTATACCAGGTTTGCCTTATGTAGTGAAAAAAGGGAAATTAGAGCAAGTAAGACCAGAACTTAAAGGAGAAGAAGTAGATGAGATAAGAAAAGCTTTTGCTGATTCTGATGAAATGACTAAAGAAGCCGTTAACGATTGGATTCCTATTTTTGAATCTGAAGTTCCTGATGTGAAAAGAGTAGCAATAGATATAGAAGTATATACTCCTATTAAGGGACGAATTCCAGATCCAGAGAAAGCAGAATTTCCTATAATAAGCATATCCCTAGCTGGGAATGATGGTACTAAAAGAGTTCTAGTCCTACTTAGGGAGGATGTAAATTCTCAAATTACTAAGCACGATGTGATTGTAGAAACATTTAAATCTGAAAGAGAATTAATTAGAAGATTTTTCGATATAATTCTTGATTATCCAATTATACTGACATTTAATGGTGATGATTTCGATATTCCATATATTTATTATAGGGCTTTAAAGCTTAATTTTACCCCAGAAGAAATACCATTTGATATAATAAATGATGAGGGAAAATATTTAGCAGGTATTCATATAGATTTATATAAATTTTTCTTTAATAGAGCAATAAGAAATTATGCATTTGAAGGAAAATATAATGAGTATAATCTAGATGCAGTAGCCACAGCACTATTAGGAATGTCTAAAGTTAAGCTTGATACATTAATCAGTTTCTTAGATCTTGATAAACTGATAGAATATAATTCAAGAGATGCTGAAATAACTCTTAAATTAACTACATTTAATAATAATTTGGTATGGAAATTAATTATATTATTAGCAAGAATATCAAAGATGGGATTAGAGGAATTAACTAGAACTGAAGTTTCTACTTGGATTAAAAACTTATATTATTGGGAACATAGGAGAAGAAACTGGCTTATTCCATTAAAAGAAGAAATACTAACTAGATCAAGTCAGATTAAGACTGCAGCTATAATAAAAGGGAAGAGGTATAAGGGTGCTGTAGTAATTGATCCACCAGCTGGTGTTTTCTTTAATGTCGTTGTTCTTGATTTTGCATCACTGTATCCATCAATTATTAGGAATTGGAACATAAGTTACGAAACTGTTGATGTAGAAAATTGTAAGAACAAAGAATATGTAAGAGATGAAACTGGTGAAGTTTTACATTATATATGTAAAGATAAGCCGGGTATAACGGCTGTAATTACAGGTTTGTTGAGAGATTTTAGAGTTAAAGTTTACAAGAAAAAGGCAAAGTCACAAAATATATCTGAAGAGCAGAGATCGGTTTATGATGTAGTGCAAAGAGCAATGAAAGTATTCATAAACGCAACTTATGGTGTATTTGGTGCTGAGAATTTCCCACTATATGCTCCTGCTGTTGCTGAAAGTGTTACTGCAATAGGTAGATATGTTATTACTACAACGGTAAACTATTGTAGGTCAATTGGTTTACAAGTTTTATATGGCGATACTGATTCAATGTTTTTATGGAATCCATCTAAAGAGAAATTAGAAGAAATAATAAAATTTGTAAAGGGTAAATTCGGTTTAGACTTAGAAGTAGATAAAATATATAAATTTGTAGCATTTTCTGGTCTAAAGAAGAACTATTTAGGTGTTTATCCTGATGGAAAAACAGATATTAAAGGTATGTTAGCCAAGAAGAGAAATACTCCGGAGTTCATTAAAAAAGAGTTTAACGAAGTTAAGCAGCTTGTCACTACTATAAATTCCCCAGATGATATACCTAAGATAAGAGATCAATTGGAGTATAAGATTAAGGAGATATACGAGAAATTAAGACATAAGGGTTACAATCTTGATGAGCTGGCATTTAGAGTAATGTTATCTAAGCCTTTAGAAAGTTATACTAAGAATACACCACAACATGTTAAAGCTGCATTACAATTAAGATCTTATGGTGTAATGGTTCTACCTAGAGATATAATAATGTTTGTTAAAGTGAAAAGCAAAGATGGTGTAAAACCTGTTCAACTTGCAAAACTGAGTGAGATAGATGTGGATAAATATATTGATGCAGTAAGATCAACATTTGAACAAATACTAAAAGCGTTTGGTATTAATTGGGGACAATTTACTACAACTTCTATCGATACTTTCTTTAACATAAGTAAAAAGTAG
- a CDS encoding DUF2286 domain-containing protein, with the protein MKVLVVKSENGQVSKKDIVEGDLPQVLRNTATLALKEWNENLSDFIIMKDMYEIHIPLPLKPQTYEMLKNYIKSRTKSEAIAEIPIFVISFDNEWVESDFKDKKVYVVSPYIDDKSENELLEYAKQVTSPVQETETEEAEEEE; encoded by the coding sequence GTGAAGGTTTTAGTAGTCAAAAGTGAAAATGGCCAAGTTTCAAAAAAGGATATTGTAGAAGGTGACTTACCACAAGTATTAAGAAATACAGCTACGTTAGCCCTAAAAGAATGGAATGAGAACTTATCTGATTTCATAATAATGAAAGATATGTATGAAATTCATATTCCTCTGCCTCTTAAACCACAAACCTATGAAATGTTAAAAAATTATATAAAATCTAGAACAAAATCAGAGGCAATAGCTGAGATTCCTATATTTGTGATCAGTTTCGATAATGAGTGGGTTGAGTCAGATTTTAAGGATAAAAAAGTTTATGTTGTTTCTCCTTATATAGATGATAAAAGTGAAAACGAATTATTAGAATACGCAAAACAAGTAACTTCACCAGTACAAGAGACAGAAACAGAAGAAGCTGAAGAAGAAGAATAA
- a CDS encoding protein-lysine N-methyltransferase: MSYIPHVPYVPTPEKVVRRMLEIANAGPEDIVYDLGCGDGRIIITAAKDFNVKKAVGIEINDERIKEALENIKRNGVENKAIVIKGNFFEIDLSEATIVTMFLLTNVNEMLKPKLEKELKPGTRVVSHEFEMRGWVPKEVIKVEDKGMTHQVYLYVIGEHK; the protein is encoded by the coding sequence GTGAGCTATATACCTCACGTCCCATATGTACCAACACCAGAAAAAGTAGTAAGAAGGATGTTAGAGATCGCTAATGCAGGACCAGAAGATATTGTTTATGATTTAGGATGTGGAGACGGAAGAATCATAATTACTGCAGCAAAAGATTTCAACGTTAAAAAAGCTGTGGGTATTGAAATAAATGACGAAAGAATAAAAGAAGCTCTAGAAAATATAAAGAGAAACGGAGTGGAAAATAAGGCCATAGTAATAAAGGGTAATTTTTTCGAGATCGATCTTTCAGAGGCTACTATAGTCACTATGTTTCTACTAACTAACGTTAATGAAATGTTAAAACCTAAATTAGAAAAAGAGTTAAAGCCTGGTACTAGAGTAGTATCACATGAATTCGAAATGAGAGGATGGGTACCAAAAGAAGTTATAAAGGTTGAAGACAAAGGTATGACTCATCAAGTTTACTTATATGTTATAGGTGAGCATAAGTGA
- a CDS encoding glycosyltransferase family 4 protein translates to MKIFAIGNVFNPSGVSSHIINVLKGLSKLGEEVTLYVPYFLVDNKIEILKDLEKAGVQIYPFVYDYIQKYKSKIRTTNYFIESHTVIFRWNDIGADKVLLRDLDRIKPDIIYDMHEDTITLRLSYYLGKKLNVPVVKLLHDEPFRYSSFGRGYRKILGLQGFIYDALMSIFYKFDKRAYEIPMEDGILRGIAAVSYASIYYSKLDEIAKKYHVAVKVYEIGNAFDKELIFKYRRIKDKGDYAVFFARLVPQKGLMELPKIAERLSTKIIVFGKLFSEKYKKNLQSKNIEYRGYKPIEEVYDTVSKAKVLIYPSHQDGYSLVVLDTLALGTSVVAYDIPAIRFVYGGLKPVKMVKEYDYLSLAKVANEVLSMPEKEYVMEHEDEKVRAFIEKHSDWLNVAIETRDFLKQFTRNAI, encoded by the coding sequence ATGAAAATTTTTGCTATAGGGAATGTTTTTAATCCTTCAGGTGTTTCTTCGCACATTATAAATGTTCTTAAAGGTCTTTCTAAATTAGGTGAAGAAGTCACATTATATGTTCCATATTTTCTTGTAGATAATAAAATTGAAATTTTAAAAGACTTAGAAAAAGCTGGAGTTCAAATATATCCTTTCGTGTATGATTATATTCAAAAATATAAAAGCAAAATAAGAACTACTAATTATTTTATAGAATCCCATACAGTTATATTTAGATGGAATGATATAGGAGCTGACAAGGTTTTATTAAGGGATCTAGATAGGATAAAGCCCGATATAATATATGATATGCATGAAGATACTATCACTTTAAGATTATCGTACTATTTAGGGAAGAAATTAAATGTCCCAGTGGTTAAGTTATTACATGATGAACCTTTTAGATATTCATCTTTTGGTAGAGGCTATAGAAAGATTCTCGGTCTTCAAGGTTTTATTTATGATGCTTTAATGTCTATTTTTTATAAGTTTGATAAAAGAGCATATGAAATTCCCATGGAAGATGGAATATTAAGAGGTATAGCCGCGGTATCATATGCGTCAATTTACTATTCGAAACTTGATGAAATAGCAAAAAAGTATCATGTGGCAGTGAAAGTTTACGAAATTGGAAATGCTTTTGATAAAGAGTTAATTTTTAAATATAGAAGAATAAAAGATAAAGGTGATTATGCAGTTTTCTTCGCTAGATTAGTACCTCAAAAAGGTCTTATGGAATTACCAAAAATTGCTGAGAGGCTTTCAACCAAAATAATTGTTTTTGGGAAATTATTTTCAGAAAAATACAAAAAAAATCTTCAATCTAAGAATATTGAATATCGTGGTTATAAGCCAATCGAGGAAGTATATGATACGGTTAGCAAGGCAAAAGTTTTAATATATCCGTCTCACCAAGATGGGTATTCACTAGTAGTTTTAGACACTTTAGCCCTAGGTACTTCTGTAGTAGCCTACGATATACCAGCTATTAGGTTTGTTTATGGAGGATTAAAGCCAGTGAAAATGGTAAAAGAATATGATTATTTATCTTTAGCAAAAGTAGCTAATGAAGTACTTAGTATGCCTGAAAAAGAATATGTTATGGAGCATGAAGATGAGAAAGTAAGAGCGTTTATAGAAAAACACTCTGACTGGTTAAATGTAGCTATTGAAACTAGAGATTTTTTAAAACAGTTTACTAGAAATGCTATATAA
- the rpl7ae gene encoding 50S ribosomal protein L7Ae, whose product MSKPSYVKFDVPEDLANKVLDAVRKAKESGKIKKGTNETTKAVERGQAKLVVIATDVQPEEIVAHLPLLCEEKKIPYVYVPSKKALGEACGLQVAAASAAIIDPGEAKDLLDEIVKRVEELKGKAS is encoded by the coding sequence ATGTCTAAACCCTCATATGTTAAATTCGATGTACCAGAGGATTTGGCTAATAAGGTATTAGATGCTGTAAGAAAAGCAAAGGAATCTGGAAAGATAAAGAAAGGAACTAATGAGACAACAAAAGCTGTAGAAAGAGGCCAAGCCAAGCTGGTTGTAATTGCAACAGACGTGCAGCCCGAAGAAATAGTAGCTCACTTACCACTATTATGCGAGGAAAAGAAAATACCATATGTTTATGTCCCGTCAAAGAAGGCATTGGGAGAAGCATGTGGCTTACAAGTGGCTGCTGCCTCAGCGGCTATTATAGATCCTGGAGAAGCAAAGGATTTATTAGATGAGATTGTAAAAAGAGTAGAAGAATTAAAAGGTAAAGCAAGCTAA
- a CDS encoding glutamate--tRNA ligase: MEEIEELIYKYALQNAYKHGGKAQDKAVVSKIFVERPDLRSRAKEISEIAKKIVEKVNSMSIQDQERELKEKYPDLLEEKKKEEPEKKTLPPIKVEGKFVTRFAPNPDGPIHLGNARAAIISYKYAEMYKGEFILRFDDTDPKVKKPIKEAYDWIRKDLKWLGIKWDKEVKASERLEFYYSMAKELISKGFAYVDTCSEEEFKKMRDASKPCPNRLKSAEDNLYLFEKMLNGEFKEGEAVVRIKTDLSLPDPSQRDWVLLRIIDVKKNPHPITGDKYWIWPTYNFASALDDHDLGITHIFRGKEHEVNAEKQKWIYNYMGWKYPYVEEFGRLRLEGFMMSKSKIRTVLEKGVSIDDPRLPTLAGLRRRGILPETIIETIITVGLKVSDATISFDNLAALNRKKLDPIAKRLMFVQQPKEFIIELSEPIRAKIPYNPSKPSEYREILVNPGDKILLDAKDAEEGAVVRLMELCNVTISGNKLIFHSKTLEDAKKLNAKIIQWVKKDEASNVEVIIPDPNEEKPPISGYGEKEIGNLKINEIVQFIRFGFVRVDNKIDNKVTVIFSHE, translated from the coding sequence ATGGAAGAAATTGAGGAATTAATATATAAATACGCGCTACAAAATGCTTATAAACACGGTGGTAAAGCGCAAGATAAAGCTGTTGTAAGTAAAATTTTTGTTGAGCGTCCTGATTTAAGATCTAGAGCTAAGGAAATATCTGAGATAGCAAAGAAAATAGTAGAAAAAGTAAATTCAATGAGTATTCAAGACCAAGAGAGAGAACTTAAAGAAAAATATCCAGATTTACTCGAAGAGAAAAAAAAGGAAGAACCAGAAAAGAAGACTCTTCCTCCAATTAAAGTTGAAGGGAAATTTGTTACAAGATTTGCGCCAAACCCAGATGGTCCAATTCACTTAGGCAATGCTAGAGCGGCTATTATATCTTATAAATATGCTGAAATGTATAAAGGTGAGTTTATCCTAAGGTTTGACGATACTGATCCAAAGGTTAAAAAGCCAATAAAAGAGGCGTACGATTGGATTAGGAAAGATCTTAAATGGTTAGGTATAAAGTGGGATAAGGAAGTTAAAGCGTCAGAAAGACTAGAATTCTATTACAGTATGGCTAAAGAGCTTATAAGTAAAGGTTTTGCATATGTTGATACTTGCTCAGAGGAAGAGTTCAAAAAAATGAGAGATGCTAGTAAACCTTGTCCAAATAGGTTAAAATCAGCGGAGGATAATCTTTACTTATTTGAGAAGATGCTTAATGGAGAGTTTAAAGAAGGAGAAGCTGTAGTAAGGATAAAAACTGATCTCTCTTTACCTGATCCATCGCAAAGAGATTGGGTTTTACTTCGAATAATAGATGTTAAGAAAAACCCTCATCCTATCACTGGAGATAAATATTGGATTTGGCCTACTTATAATTTCGCAAGTGCCTTAGACGATCATGACTTAGGTATAACTCACATTTTCAGAGGTAAAGAACATGAAGTAAATGCAGAAAAACAGAAATGGATATACAACTACATGGGCTGGAAATATCCTTATGTTGAAGAATTTGGTAGGCTTAGATTAGAAGGATTTATGATGAGTAAATCAAAGATTAGAACAGTATTAGAGAAAGGCGTAAGCATTGATGATCCCAGATTACCTACGTTGGCTGGATTGAGGAGAAGAGGAATTCTACCAGAAACAATAATAGAAACTATAATTACAGTAGGTTTAAAGGTTAGTGATGCAACTATAAGTTTTGACAATTTAGCTGCACTTAATAGAAAGAAGTTGGATCCAATAGCTAAGAGACTTATGTTCGTTCAACAGCCTAAGGAGTTTATTATTGAGTTATCAGAACCAATTAGGGCAAAAATACCATATAACCCTAGTAAACCTTCAGAATATAGAGAAATTCTAGTAAATCCTGGAGATAAGATTCTTCTTGACGCGAAGGATGCAGAAGAAGGTGCGGTAGTAAGGTTAATGGAACTTTGCAATGTCACAATTTCTGGAAATAAATTAATATTTCATAGCAAAACTTTGGAAGACGCGAAGAAATTAAATGCAAAAATCATACAATGGGTAAAAAAAGATGAAGCTTCTAACGTTGAGGTAATTATACCAGATCCGAATGAAGAGAAGCCACCTATATCCGGTTATGGAGAAAAAGAAATTGGGAATCTAAAAATCAATGAAATAGTACAGTTCATAAGATTTGGGTTCGTTAGGGTCGATAATAAGATCGATAATAAGGTTACCGTAATATTCTCACATGAGTAA